A window from Rhizobium sp. N324 encodes these proteins:
- a CDS encoding type II toxin-antitoxin system VapC family toxin, which yields MRLLLDTNVLSEVTKPNPDMRVLAWLDKLDEDRTFISIVSIAEIRRGVALMDSGRKRDALTEWLARDLPQRFQRRIIPVEEPVALAWGDLMGQAKRSGRGLSSMDGLIAATAVAHDLTLATRNTRDFVGFGIELVDPWLDPLDLWVDP from the coding sequence GTGAGGCTTCTGCTGGACACCAACGTCCTGTCCGAGGTGACGAAGCCGAACCCTGACATGCGCGTCTTGGCGTGGCTGGATAAGCTCGACGAGGATCGCACCTTCATCAGCATCGTGTCGATCGCGGAGATCAGGCGTGGTGTCGCCTTGATGGACAGCGGACGAAAACGCGACGCGCTGACCGAATGGCTTGCCCGGGACCTGCCGCAACGCTTCCAGCGCCGCATCATCCCGGTGGAGGAGCCGGTTGCCTTGGCCTGGGGCGACCTGATGGGCCAGGCGAAGCGGAGCGGTCGCGGCCTCTCCTCGATGGACGGCCTGATCGCAGCAACCGCGGTTGCTCACGATCTCACTCTGGCTACACGTAACACCAGAGATTTCGTGGGATTCGGGATCGAACTCGTTGATCCCTGGCTCGATCCTCTCGATCTCTGGGTCGATCCCTAG
- a CDS encoding ABC transporter ATP-binding protein: protein MSLAQDIRRGEVTIRHLSKSYKLNGSHLQVLKDINLHIRSGESLAIVGASGSGKTTLLRVLAGLEEADTGDVLVDGKAIRGVGAERAVIFQEPRLLPWLDVLGNVAFGLETRGLTREQARARARHYVKLVGLQQFEAAYPRQLSGGMAQRVGIARALAVQPEILLLDEPLGALDAMTKIGMQQELARIWRDEDVTTILVTHDLEEAIYLADRILILPREKGAEPRLIDIDLPRPRDRSAPEFVRHREELLNLFGLH from the coding sequence ATGAGCCTCGCCCAAGACATTCGCCGCGGAGAGGTGACGATCCGTCACCTTTCCAAATCCTACAAGCTGAACGGCAGCCATCTGCAGGTTCTGAAAGATATCAATCTCCACATCCGCTCCGGCGAAAGCCTTGCAATCGTCGGCGCCAGCGGTTCGGGCAAGACGACCCTGCTCAGGGTTCTGGCCGGCCTCGAAGAGGCCGACACCGGTGACGTGCTTGTCGACGGCAAGGCGATCCGCGGCGTCGGCGCGGAACGCGCCGTCATCTTCCAGGAGCCGCGCCTTCTTCCCTGGCTCGATGTGCTCGGCAACGTCGCCTTCGGCCTGGAAACGAGAGGCCTCACCCGCGAGCAGGCGAGGGCGCGGGCGCGTCACTACGTCAAGCTCGTCGGTCTGCAGCAGTTCGAGGCGGCCTATCCCCGGCAACTCTCCGGCGGCATGGCACAGCGCGTCGGCATCGCCCGAGCGCTTGCCGTCCAGCCGGAAATCCTGCTGCTCGACGAACCGCTCGGCGCGCTCGATGCGATGACCAAGATCGGCATGCAGCAGGAACTCGCCCGGATCTGGCGCGATGAGGATGTGACGACCATTCTCGTCACCCACGATCTCGAGGAAGCGATCTATCTCGCCGACCGGATCCTGATCCTGCCGCGGGAAAAGGGGGCCGAACCGCGCCTGATCGACATCGATCTGCCGCGCCCGCGCGACCGCAGCGCACCGGAATTCGTCCGGCACCGCGAGGAGCTGCTCAACCTGTTCGGGCTGCATTGA
- a CDS encoding ABC transporter substrate-binding protein yields the protein MTFHPRNLLLPAVIALGLATPAAAADTVKLRYLASQGGLAAHELADALGYFKDTGITLENVGYAQGGPASLIALASGDVEIGSAATSAVLNSIIGGNDFVAAYPSNGINDEVQSTFYVLEDSPIKSIKDIAGKSIAVNTLGAHLDYTIREALHSVGLPSDSANQVVVPGPQLEQVLRSKQVDIAAFGYWQTTFEGAALKNGGLRAVFDDTDVLGDIAGGFVVLRRDFIQKHPEASKIFVEQSARALDYAREHPEETKKILAKALTERGENPDIAQYFRGYGVRAGGLPVERDIQFWIDVLVREGKLKQGQLAAKDIIFAADAKPASN from the coding sequence ATGACTTTCCATCCCCGCAACCTTCTCCTGCCGGCCGTGATCGCGCTCGGTCTCGCCACGCCGGCAGCCGCCGCCGATACCGTGAAGCTGCGCTATCTCGCGAGCCAGGGCGGCCTTGCCGCCCATGAACTCGCCGACGCACTCGGCTATTTCAAAGACACCGGCATCACGCTGGAGAATGTCGGCTATGCCCAGGGCGGCCCGGCCTCCCTCATCGCGCTCGCATCCGGTGACGTCGAGATCGGCAGCGCCGCCACGTCAGCCGTTTTGAACTCGATCATCGGCGGCAACGACTTTGTCGCCGCCTATCCGTCGAACGGCATCAATGACGAGGTGCAGTCGACATTCTACGTGCTGGAAGACAGCCCGATCAAAAGCATCAAGGACATCGCCGGCAAGAGCATCGCCGTCAACACGCTCGGCGCCCATCTCGACTACACGATCCGCGAAGCCCTGCACTCCGTCGGCCTGCCAAGCGACTCCGCCAATCAGGTCGTCGTTCCCGGGCCGCAGCTCGAACAGGTGCTGCGCTCCAAGCAAGTCGATATTGCCGCCTTCGGCTATTGGCAGACGACCTTCGAGGGTGCGGCGCTGAAGAATGGCGGCCTGCGGGCGGTCTTCGACGATACCGACGTGCTCGGCGACATTGCCGGCGGCTTCGTGGTTCTGCGCCGCGATTTCATTCAGAAGCATCCCGAAGCCTCGAAGATCTTCGTCGAGCAGTCGGCCCGCGCCCTCGATTATGCCCGCGAACATCCCGAGGAAACCAAGAAGATCCTGGCCAAGGCCCTGACCGAACGCGGCGAAAACCCTGATATTGCTCAATACTTCCGCGGCTACGGCGTGCGCGCCGGCGGCCTGCCTGTTGAACGCGATATCCAGTTCTGGATCGACGTCCTGGTTCGCGAGGGCAAACTGAAGCAAGGCCAGCTGGCGGCGAAGGACATCATCTTCGCGGCCGATGCCAAGCCGGCAAGCAACTGA
- a CDS encoding ABC transporter permease, which translates to MAYEINQVLPRSFGRLKSGETSTISILASYLRGALASLLPRYGLLLAFLALWQVSSTEGWVNPAVFPPLNAILSALWTNLANGALLDDIAISLQRSGTAFVFAVVIGIPLGLFMGQVRAVEQALDPILQLFRQTSALALYPVFILLLGLGETSKIFVIFWATLFPVLLATIGGVKEVDQKLIEMARTYGAGSLTVFRRVILPASVPAIFVGLRLSATTALLLLIAAEMIGANKGIGFQVMNAQYNFQIPLMFAAILLLAFLGLAANALLVLLQRRLCRWSQPNA; encoded by the coding sequence ATGGCCTATGAAATCAACCAGGTCCTCCCGAGAAGCTTCGGCCGCCTGAAAAGCGGCGAAACAAGCACGATCTCGATCCTCGCATCCTATCTGCGCGGCGCGCTGGCATCGCTTTTGCCGCGTTATGGCCTGCTCCTCGCTTTCCTCGCGCTCTGGCAGGTATCGAGCACCGAAGGTTGGGTCAATCCCGCCGTCTTCCCGCCCTTGAACGCAATCCTCTCGGCTCTGTGGACCAACCTTGCCAACGGCGCGCTGCTCGATGACATCGCCATTAGTCTGCAGCGATCCGGAACCGCCTTCGTCTTTGCAGTCGTGATCGGCATTCCGCTCGGTCTGTTCATGGGCCAGGTTCGTGCGGTCGAGCAGGCGCTCGATCCCATCCTGCAACTCTTCCGCCAGACCTCGGCGCTGGCGCTCTATCCGGTCTTCATCCTGCTGCTCGGCCTCGGCGAAACATCCAAGATCTTCGTGATCTTCTGGGCGACGCTGTTTCCGGTGCTGCTTGCCACGATCGGCGGCGTCAAGGAGGTGGACCAGAAGCTCATCGAGATGGCGCGCACCTATGGCGCCGGATCGCTGACCGTCTTCCGCCGCGTCATCCTGCCGGCCTCCGTCCCCGCAATCTTCGTCGGGCTGCGCCTCTCGGCGACGACGGCGCTTCTCCTGCTGATCGCCGCCGAAATGATCGGCGCCAACAAGGGCATCGGCTTCCAGGTCATGAACGCCCAGTACAATTTCCAGATCCCGCTGATGTTTGCGGCGATCCTGCTGCTCGCCTTTCTCGGCCTTGCAGCCAATGCCTTGCTGGTTCTCCTGCAGCGCCGCCTCTGCCGCTGGTCTCAGCCGAACGCCTGA
- a CDS encoding LLM class flavin-dependent oxidoreductase, translating to MTRKIRLGAFLPGGGQHVASWRHPDQPADGATSFEFHKQLALTAERGLFDAYFLADGLAVGFGGAREGGNARVAGFEPVTLFSALAPLTTHLGFIATSSTTYEEPYTTARKFASLDLISEGRAGWNVVTTTGDLTAQNFNRDTQLPHAERYRRAAEHVDVVRKLWESFEDDAFIRDKESGVFFDPAKLHDTDHRGEHFSVRGPLNVSRSPQGHPVIVQAGQSDDGRGLAAATAEVIFTAHQHIETAQEFYRDIKARARGLGRNPDHILVMPGVSAFVGRTEAEAREKYDRLTSLIVEEDGIGLLNGLTGGTLDLHGYDLDGPLPPAPPTEGMKSRQALIRQIADENNFTIRQLYQWIASARGHYTIVGTAEQIADTLQTWFENEAADGFNILPPWLPTALDDFVDLVIPELQRRGLFRTAYEGRTLRENLGLPFPANRWAAEHAALQAAE from the coding sequence ATGACACGGAAAATCAGGCTTGGAGCATTTCTCCCCGGTGGCGGTCAGCACGTCGCCTCGTGGCGCCATCCCGACCAGCCGGCCGACGGCGCCACCAGTTTCGAGTTTCACAAGCAACTCGCCCTGACGGCTGAGCGCGGCCTCTTCGATGCCTACTTCCTGGCCGATGGGCTGGCCGTCGGTTTTGGCGGCGCACGCGAAGGCGGCAATGCCCGTGTCGCCGGCTTCGAGCCCGTCACCTTGTTTTCCGCACTCGCGCCTCTGACCACCCATCTCGGCTTTATCGCCACCTCCTCGACCACCTATGAGGAGCCTTATACGACCGCCCGTAAATTCGCTTCGCTCGATCTGATCTCGGAGGGCCGCGCCGGCTGGAATGTCGTGACCACCACGGGTGATCTCACGGCGCAGAACTTCAATCGCGACACGCAGCTTCCGCATGCCGAGCGCTATCGCCGTGCCGCCGAACATGTCGACGTCGTCCGCAAACTCTGGGAGAGCTTCGAGGACGACGCGTTCATCCGCGACAAGGAGAGCGGCGTGTTCTTCGATCCGGCGAAGTTGCACGATACCGACCATCGCGGCGAGCATTTCAGCGTGCGCGGCCCGCTCAACGTCTCGCGCTCGCCGCAGGGACATCCCGTCATCGTCCAGGCCGGGCAGTCGGACGACGGGCGCGGGCTTGCCGCGGCAACGGCCGAAGTGATCTTCACCGCCCATCAGCACATCGAAACCGCCCAGGAATTCTACCGTGATATCAAGGCACGCGCCCGCGGTCTCGGTCGCAACCCCGATCACATCCTGGTCATGCCCGGCGTCTCCGCCTTCGTCGGCAGGACCGAAGCCGAGGCGCGGGAGAAGTATGATCGCCTGACCTCGCTCATCGTCGAAGAGGACGGGATCGGCCTCCTCAACGGCCTGACCGGCGGCACGCTCGACCTGCACGGTTATGATCTCGATGGTCCTCTGCCGCCGGCGCCGCCGACGGAAGGCATGAAGAGTCGCCAGGCCCTCATCCGCCAGATCGCCGATGAAAACAACTTCACCATCCGCCAGCTCTATCAGTGGATCGCATCGGCCCGCGGCCACTACACCATCGTCGGCACGGCCGAGCAGATCGCCGACACGCTGCAGACTTGGTTCGAGAACGAAGCGGCCGACGGCTTCAACATTCTGCCGCCCTGGCTGCCGACGGCCCTCGACGATTTCGTCGATCTGGTCATCCCGGAACTGCAGCGCCGCGGCCTGTTCCGCACCGCCTATGAGGGCAGGACGCTCCGGGAAAATCTCGGCCTGCCTTTCCCCGCCAATCGATGGGCTGCCGAACACGCAGCCCTTCAGGCAGCAGAGTGA
- a CDS encoding IclR family transcriptional regulator: MDAVQDEAAGKRARGLDRAFEILDFLRQKRQALKPNEIAAQIGAPRSSVYELVNLLLSNGILEFTGGEGRVYLGRKLYFLGAAYENHFDFTRECEATLERLADETRETAQFCMLDGNRYTVVRMREGARPFRISTDVGQSVPIPWTASGRLLVAHLSDQDILNFIPPQDFRLPGGEWLEPQTFIAEVRQAEREGLFTFNSIVDSFTHCFAVPVRGEEGHAAATVCLVTPRDDGIANRDRYLDCLKKAAAGLEHAPARPKRG, translated from the coding sequence ATGGATGCAGTTCAGGACGAAGCAGCCGGCAAACGCGCCCGCGGGCTCGACCGCGCCTTCGAAATCCTCGATTTCCTGCGCCAGAAACGGCAAGCGCTGAAGCCGAACGAAATCGCAGCGCAGATCGGCGCGCCGCGCTCCTCGGTCTACGAACTCGTCAACCTGCTGCTGAGCAACGGCATTCTGGAATTCACCGGCGGCGAGGGACGGGTCTATCTCGGCCGCAAACTCTATTTCCTCGGCGCCGCCTATGAAAATCATTTCGATTTCACCCGCGAATGCGAGGCGACGCTGGAACGGCTTGCCGACGAGACACGCGAGACGGCGCAGTTCTGCATGCTGGATGGCAACCGGTATACGGTGGTGCGCATGCGCGAAGGCGCGCGGCCGTTCCGCATTTCGACCGATGTCGGCCAGTCGGTGCCGATCCCGTGGACGGCGTCGGGACGGCTGCTGGTTGCGCATCTTTCGGATCAGGACATCCTGAATTTCATTCCGCCGCAGGATTTCCGCCTGCCGGGCGGCGAATGGCTCGAGCCCCAGACCTTCATCGCCGAGGTGCGCCAGGCCGAGCGCGAGGGCCTCTTCACCTTCAACAGCATCGTCGACAGCTTCACCCATTGTTTTGCCGTGCCGGTGCGCGGCGAGGAAGGCCATGCCGCCGCAACGGTCTGCCTCGTCACCCCGCGCGACGACGGCATCGCCAACCGGGACCGCTATCTCGACTGCCTGAAGAAGGCCGCCGCCGGCCTGGAGCATGCCCCAGCCCGGCCAAAACGAGGCTGA
- a CDS encoding ABC transporter substrate-binding protein: MKNFENNISASLRRRLLAGAAAAAALLVFSTGTALAAANCIKGDRKAPYTVGWANIYSVPTWMKQTEGTITAEVEELKKAGLVKDLMITDAQGNAQTQIQHIQSMIDANVDAIVVIAGSSNALDRVISDACDKGIAVVNFDSLVNTDKVTAKINTDSNEWGATAAKWMVSQLGGKGKIIIMNGPAGISVSDDRRKGAQPVLDANPGLKVITETNTEYNVAPAQEAMTSLLFANPEIDGVLSLGGALSAGSVLAFERQGRDQVPTTGENARQFLELWKEKGLKGWATMQPNWLGALSVYTAVQALQGKDVPSFVKVPLPVIDDSTIGSYLARADKFPADGYIYSDYDQALFDKLLAK, translated from the coding sequence ATGAAGAATTTTGAAAACAACATTTCCGCTTCACTGCGCCGCCGCCTTCTCGCCGGTGCTGCCGCTGCCGCGGCCCTCCTCGTCTTTTCCACGGGCACGGCCTTGGCCGCCGCCAATTGCATCAAGGGCGATAGGAAAGCGCCCTATACGGTCGGCTGGGCGAACATCTATTCGGTGCCGACCTGGATGAAGCAGACCGAAGGCACCATCACGGCCGAGGTGGAGGAGCTGAAAAAAGCCGGTCTCGTCAAGGACCTGATGATCACCGACGCGCAGGGCAACGCCCAGACGCAGATCCAGCATATCCAGTCGATGATCGACGCCAATGTCGACGCCATCGTCGTCATCGCCGGCTCCTCCAACGCGCTCGACCGCGTCATTTCAGATGCCTGTGACAAGGGCATCGCCGTCGTCAATTTCGACAGCCTTGTGAACACCGACAAGGTGACGGCGAAGATCAACACCGATTCCAACGAATGGGGTGCGACGGCGGCCAAGTGGATGGTCAGCCAGCTCGGCGGCAAGGGCAAGATCATCATCATGAACGGCCCGGCCGGCATTTCGGTCAGCGATGATCGCCGCAAGGGCGCCCAGCCGGTCCTCGACGCCAATCCGGGTCTCAAAGTGATCACCGAGACCAACACCGAATATAACGTCGCGCCCGCACAGGAAGCGATGACCAGCCTGCTGTTTGCCAATCCCGAGATCGACGGCGTGCTGTCGCTCGGCGGCGCGCTGTCGGCCGGCTCCGTCCTCGCCTTCGAGCGCCAGGGCCGCGACCAGGTGCCGACGACGGGCGAAAACGCCAGGCAGTTCCTGGAACTCTGGAAGGAGAAGGGCTTGAAGGGCTGGGCGACGATGCAGCCAAACTGGCTCGGCGCGCTTTCCGTCTATACCGCTGTGCAGGCGCTACAAGGCAAGGACGTGCCTTCCTTCGTCAAGGTGCCGCTGCCCGTCATCGACGACAGCACCATCGGCAGCTACCTCGCCCGCGCCGACAAGTTCCCGGCCGACGGCTACATCTACTCGGATTACGACCAGGCGCTCTTCGACAAGCTGCTTGCCAAGTAA
- a CDS encoding sugar ABC transporter ATP-binding protein, which translates to MTEERPLLEARQVFKGFFGNPVLKGVDIALLPGRVHALLGENGAGKSTLINLLSGALQPDSGSILIDGKPVGRFSPAAARAAGIAVVQQELSLTASLSIAENIGTGAFPRRFGLIDYAALHRGVQEVCDMVGLTELLDMPVADLALGRRQMVEIAKALFRKPRVLILDEPTSSLSAHEAGILARLIETLKGRGIALLYISHRLNEVQALCSHVTVLKDGGVTADQSLSGIDGEGLVRLMVGRETGDLFPPRVAAKPGAMRISVENFSAGMVRHIGFSARAGEIVGIGGLVGQGQEDLLLGLYGAIPASAARAEVSGNPGLPANVGAANAAGIVYVPADRKHEGLVLPHSIAANLVLPSLGRLARKGLRDLTAETGLVADLACRLTIKGDTARPVQALSGGNQQKVALAKWLPLDPSILLLNDPTRGVDIETKREIYLMLRAFAAEGRLVILVSSDTPELVHLCDRVVVLREGSVAATLSQDAISEGAIVGAAMGIAAATQGEAA; encoded by the coding sequence ATGACGGAAGAACGGCCCCTGCTGGAAGCCCGGCAGGTGTTCAAGGGATTTTTCGGAAACCCCGTTTTGAAGGGCGTCGACATCGCCCTTCTGCCGGGCAGGGTTCACGCCCTGCTCGGCGAAAACGGCGCCGGCAAGTCGACGCTGATCAATCTCCTGTCCGGCGCCCTTCAGCCGGACAGCGGCTCCATCCTCATCGACGGCAAGCCTGTCGGGCGTTTCAGCCCGGCGGCGGCGCGCGCGGCCGGTATCGCCGTGGTTCAGCAGGAGCTGAGCCTGACGGCCAGCCTGTCGATTGCCGAAAACATCGGGACCGGCGCCTTTCCGCGCCGGTTCGGCCTGATCGATTACGCAGCGCTGCATCGCGGCGTGCAGGAGGTCTGCGATATGGTCGGGCTCACTGAACTGCTCGACATGCCGGTCGCCGATCTCGCGCTCGGCCGCCGTCAGATGGTGGAGATCGCCAAGGCGCTGTTCCGCAAACCGCGCGTGCTGATCCTGGATGAGCCGACCTCATCGCTCTCCGCGCATGAAGCCGGCATCCTTGCCCGCCTCATCGAAACGCTCAAGGGCCGCGGCATCGCACTTCTCTATATTTCCCACCGCCTGAACGAGGTGCAGGCGCTCTGCTCGCATGTCACGGTGCTGAAAGACGGCGGGGTCACGGCCGATCAGTCGCTCTCCGGCATCGACGGCGAGGGGCTGGTCCGCCTGATGGTCGGCCGCGAGACCGGTGACCTGTTCCCGCCGCGTGTCGCCGCTAAGCCCGGCGCGATGCGCATCAGCGTCGAGAATTTTTCCGCCGGCATGGTGCGCCATATCGGCTTCTCCGCCCGGGCCGGCGAGATCGTCGGTATCGGCGGGTTGGTGGGACAGGGGCAGGAAGACCTGCTGCTCGGCCTCTATGGCGCGATTCCCGCGTCCGCGGCCCGGGCGGAAGTATCGGGAAATCCCGGTCTGCCCGCAAATGTCGGCGCGGCGAATGCGGCGGGTATCGTCTATGTGCCGGCTGACCGCAAACATGAGGGACTGGTGCTGCCCCACTCCATCGCCGCCAATCTCGTCCTGCCCTCGCTCGGACGGCTCGCCCGCAAGGGGCTGCGCGACCTGACGGCGGAAACCGGCCTGGTCGCCGATCTCGCCTGCCGGCTGACGATCAAGGGCGATACGGCCCGCCCGGTGCAGGCGCTTTCCGGCGGCAACCAGCAGAAGGTGGCGCTCGCCAAATGGCTGCCGCTCGATCCGTCCATTCTGCTTCTCAACGATCCGACGCGCGGTGTCGACATCGAGACCAAGCGGGAAATCTACCTGATGCTGCGCGCCTTCGCCGCCGAGGGGCGGCTCGTCATTCTCGTCAGTTCCGATACGCCGGAGCTCGTCCATCTCTGCGACCGCGTCGTGGTTCTGCGCGAAGGCAGCGTCGCGGCAACACTGTCGCAGGATGCGATCAGCGAAGGCGCGATCGTCGGTGCGGCCATGGGTATCGCGGCTGCGACGCAGGGAGAGGCGGCATGA
- a CDS encoding ABC transporter permease: MSMISSSRLYGSIQLRRNRGLAGLYLVVAAFLILYAVLFPGILSVGGFSKFTQNWFPLALVTMAQALLMLNGGITLAIGPLVSLGAVIAATTMQGVLGVPGGILAVALAGLSIGAVIGAIVTHLRLPAIIVTLAGSFIISGVALILLPRPGGFIPDWLSTALAGHTPVAFLLLVVILLLWKAFLATPLGLGIYAAGDNPVGAFRSGVPVEQVKVAAFALSGLLAALTGLFVAAQTGSGDPVIGTPFTLNSIAAAVLGGVGFLGGKGTMRGAICGSLLLSVMINVMFFLGFPPVAQYVAQGLIIVGAVAIPELLKGWRARR, translated from the coding sequence ATGAGCATGATTTCATCCTCCCGGCTCTACGGTTCGATCCAGCTCCGCCGCAACCGCGGCCTCGCCGGCCTCTATCTCGTCGTTGCCGCCTTTCTCATCCTCTATGCGGTGCTCTTTCCCGGCATCCTGTCCGTCGGCGGTTTCTCCAAATTCACGCAGAACTGGTTCCCGCTCGCGCTCGTTACCATGGCGCAGGCGCTGCTGATGCTGAACGGCGGCATCACCCTGGCGATCGGCCCGCTCGTCAGTCTCGGCGCGGTGATCGCGGCGACGACGATGCAAGGGGTGCTCGGCGTGCCGGGCGGCATTCTGGCTGTCGCGCTCGCCGGCCTTTCGATCGGCGCCGTCATCGGCGCCATCGTGACGCATCTGAGATTGCCGGCGATCATCGTCACGCTGGCCGGCTCCTTCATCATCAGCGGCGTCGCGCTGATCCTGCTGCCGCGGCCGGGCGGGTTCATTCCCGATTGGCTGTCCACGGCGCTTGCCGGCCACACGCCGGTTGCCTTCCTGCTGCTGGTCGTTATCCTCCTGCTCTGGAAAGCCTTTCTCGCAACGCCGCTCGGCCTCGGCATCTATGCGGCCGGCGACAACCCGGTCGGCGCATTCCGCTCCGGGGTCCCGGTCGAGCAGGTGAAGGTCGCAGCCTTCGCGCTCTCCGGTCTGCTTGCGGCGCTGACCGGCCTTTTCGTCGCGGCGCAGACCGGCTCGGGCGATCCCGTGATCGGCACACCCTTCACGCTGAACTCGATCGCCGCCGCCGTGCTCGGCGGCGTCGGCTTCCTCGGCGGCAAGGGCACGATGCGCGGCGCGATCTGCGGCAGCTTGCTGCTCTCCGTGATGATCAACGTCATGTTTTTCCTCGGCTTCCCGCCGGTTGCGCAATATGTCGCTCAAGGGTTGATCATCGTCGGGGCGGTCGCCATTCCGGAACTTCTTAAGGGTTGGAGGGCAAGGCGATGA
- a CDS encoding ABC transporter permease yields the protein MNIVRSAFRNPPLLTFLLVALVWIVASVTLRGFGAYGHLRYLLELAAVIGIVAAGQTLVILMGGIDLSVGAVITVTAILLPLISPAWDPTGLAGIAAALAIATGIGLMNGAGAAYLRVPPIIMTLAMATFLQGLLVIVAGGSAVTVSNPAVILLGQARPLGIPSGILLWLAVSIVVLLLVHRMPIGARFVALGANPLAARLSGVSITRNTLIAHTLSGFFAGLAGILVLGMNRQGYVGIGDPYLLTSIAAVVLGGTSILGGRGTYAGTIPGAILLVTTTALITVVNASPGWRSIMFGTLILALLLVSGREARR from the coding sequence ATGAACATCGTCAGATCCGCGTTTCGCAATCCACCGCTGCTCACCTTCCTTCTGGTCGCGCTCGTCTGGATCGTCGCAAGCGTCACGCTGCGCGGTTTCGGCGCCTATGGCCATCTGCGCTACCTGCTTGAACTCGCCGCGGTGATTGGCATCGTCGCGGCCGGCCAGACGCTCGTCATCCTGATGGGCGGCATCGATCTTTCCGTCGGTGCTGTCATCACTGTCACGGCGATCCTGCTGCCGCTGATCTCGCCGGCCTGGGATCCGACCGGCCTTGCCGGCATCGCGGCGGCGCTTGCCATCGCCACCGGCATCGGCCTGATGAACGGTGCGGGTGCTGCCTATCTTCGCGTGCCGCCGATCATCATGACGCTCGCCATGGCGACCTTCCTGCAGGGGCTGCTGGTCATCGTCGCCGGCGGCAGCGCCGTCACCGTCAGCAATCCGGCCGTCATTCTGCTCGGGCAGGCGCGGCCGCTCGGCATTCCCTCGGGAATTCTGCTATGGCTCGCCGTCTCGATCGTCGTGCTGCTGCTCGTCCACCGCATGCCGATCGGCGCCCGGTTCGTGGCGCTCGGGGCAAACCCGCTCGCCGCCCGGCTTTCCGGCGTCAGCATCACCCGCAACACACTGATCGCCCATACCCTGTCCGGCTTCTTCGCCGGGCTTGCCGGCATTCTCGTGCTCGGCATGAACCGGCAAGGTTATGTCGGCATCGGCGACCCCTATTTGCTGACCTCGATCGCCGCCGTCGTGCTCGGCGGCACCTCCATCCTCGGCGGCCGCGGCACCTATGCCGGCACCATTCCGGGGGCGATCCTGCTCGTCACCACGACGGCGCTGATCACCGTCGTCAACGCCTCGCCCGGCTGGCGCTCGATCATGTTCGGCACGCTGATCCTTGCCCTGCTGCTCGTTTCCGGCCGCGAGGCGCGCAGATGA
- a CDS encoding amidohydrolase family protein, whose product MTKRYDGPVIDPHHHLWDLSLQRHPWLQKARETGEEMVVGNLGPILRDYGIDDYRADAARQNVIATVHVEAGWSVAYPLEESRWLEGLDRSSGVARRYIARVPLDGPDAARLLEAEAENPNVVGIRDILSWHPDVAKRFASRPDRMADPAWRAGLAHAMRLGLVFDLMLYPWQMAEALDLVQAFPDTLFVLNHGGSPIDRTEDGMALWHRGLRALGKEPNLRLKISDLVAYDHAWTLESLRPVIEHCLACFGPERAMFASDFPVAGLHASFDQVYQVFRTVAAEFSLDEQRALFFATANDTYRLGLADPAEIGRGSHV is encoded by the coding sequence ATGACGAAGCGCTATGACGGGCCGGTGATCGACCCGCATCATCATCTCTGGGACCTCAGCCTGCAGCGCCATCCCTGGCTTCAGAAAGCGCGCGAGACCGGCGAGGAGATGGTGGTCGGAAACCTCGGACCGATCCTGCGTGATTACGGCATCGACGATTATCGCGCCGATGCCGCGCGACAGAACGTCATTGCGACGGTGCATGTGGAGGCCGGCTGGTCGGTTGCCTATCCGCTGGAGGAGAGCCGCTGGCTTGAGGGTCTCGACCGCAGTTCCGGCGTGGCCCGCCGCTATATCGCCCGCGTTCCCCTCGACGGTCCGGATGCCGCGCGCCTGCTCGAAGCCGAAGCGGAAAACCCCAACGTCGTCGGCATCCGCGATATTCTGAGCTGGCATCCCGATGTGGCGAAGCGTTTTGCATCGCGTCCGGATCGCATGGCCGATCCCGCCTGGCGCGCGGGGCTTGCCCATGCCATGCGGCTCGGGCTGGTCTTCGACCTGATGCTCTATCCCTGGCAGATGGCTGAGGCGCTCGATCTGGTGCAGGCTTTTCCCGACACGCTTTTCGTCCTCAACCACGGCGGCAGCCCGATCGACCGGACGGAGGACGGCATGGCGCTCTGGCACCGCGGCCTGCGGGCGCTCGGCAAAGAGCCGAACCTGCGCCTGAAGATCTCCGACCTCGTCGCCTATGACCATGCGTGGACGCTCGAAAGCCTGCGGCCGGTGATCGAACATTGCCTCGCTTGTTTCGGCCCTGAACGTGCGATGTTTGCCAGCGACTTCCCGGTCGCAGGCCTGCATGCCTCTTTCGACCAGGTCTATCAGGTGTTCCGCACGGTCGCCGCCGAGTTCTCTCTGGACGAGCAACGCGCTTTGTTCTTTGCCACCGCCAACGACACCTATCGCCTTGGTTTGGCCGATCCGGCCGAGATCGGGAGAGGTTCCCATGTCTGA